The proteins below come from a single Methylothermaceae bacteria B42 genomic window:
- a CDS encoding carbonic anhydrase, producing MKLLQHLFENNRRWVEEVEKENPGFFHRLAKGQSPEYLWIGCSDSRIPANEVVGLMPGELFVHRNVANLVIHTDMSLLSVLQYAVEVLQVKHVIVCGHYGCGGVIGAMKGESLGLIDNWLRFIKDIYHRNEEILDSMHEQQRADRLCELNVIQQVANLVHTTIVQDAWQRGQNLAVHGWIYDIKDGKLRDLNVCISAPEQLNEVYRMDARID from the coding sequence ATGAAGCTATTACAACATCTGTTTGAAAACAATCGCCGCTGGGTCGAGGAAGTTGAAAAGGAAAACCCGGGTTTCTTTCACCGTCTTGCCAAGGGCCAATCGCCGGAATATTTGTGGATTGGTTGTTCGGACAGCCGTATTCCCGCCAATGAAGTTGTTGGACTCATGCCGGGGGAGCTATTCGTTCATCGGAATGTGGCCAACCTGGTCATTCATACGGATATGAGCCTGCTTTCGGTACTCCAGTATGCGGTGGAAGTACTGCAAGTAAAACACGTGATCGTCTGTGGCCATTATGGCTGCGGTGGCGTGATTGGGGCGATGAAGGGTGAATCGTTAGGATTGATTGACAACTGGCTCCGTTTCATCAAGGACATATACCACCGCAACGAAGAAATACTAGATTCCATGCACGAACAGCAAAGGGCGGACCGGCTTTGTGAACTCAATGTGATTCAACAGGTAGCCAATCTTGTCCATACCACCATTGTCCAAGACGCCTGGCAGCGAGGACAGAATCTTGCCGTCCACGGTTGGATTTATGATATCAAAGACGGCAAATTGCGGGATCTGAACGTCTGCATCAGCGCGCCGGAACAATTGAATGAAGTTTATCGCATGGATGCGCGGATAGATTGA
- a CDS encoding SirA family protein has product MTPHRIDARGLLCPLPVIRLQDAAKSLPPDTLVELIGTDPGILNDVPAWCRISGHQILESREENGEFHILLKLGE; this is encoded by the coding sequence ATAACTCCCCATCGGATTGATGCCCGCGGACTGCTCTGCCCTTTGCCGGTCATCCGCCTCCAGGATGCCGCCAAAAGCCTGCCGCCCGATACTTTGGTGGAACTGATTGGCACCGATCCCGGGATTTTGAATGATGTGCCGGCCTGGTGCAGAATCAGTGGCCACCAGATACTCGAAAGCCGCGAGGAAAACGGCGAATTTCATATCCTGCTGAAACTAGGCGAATGA
- a CDS encoding cupin domain-containing protein, protein MQEIDQVTQDWHERGFSCSLWTDPPGQRWEDFVHGVDELVMVLEGDMEFEVDGKVYHPKPGEELFIPAGAVHSARNIGATTARWLYGYRRN, encoded by the coding sequence ATGCAAGAAATCGATCAAGTTACCCAGGATTGGCACGAACGGGGGTTTAGCTGTAGTTTGTGGACGGATCCCCCGGGCCAGCGATGGGAAGATTTTGTTCACGGTGTGGATGAGTTGGTAATGGTTCTGGAAGGGGATATGGAATTTGAGGTGGACGGCAAGGTTTATCATCCCAAGCCGGGGGAAGAATTGTTTATCCCCGCCGGGGCCGTGCATTCGGCCAGAAATATTGGCGCCACCACTGCCAGATGGCTGTATGGCTATCGCAGGAATTAG
- the glnA gene encoding glutamine synthetase (forms a homododecamer; forms glutamine from ammonia and glutamate with the conversion of ATP to ADP and phosphate; also functions in the assimilation of ammonia; highly regulated protein controlled by the addition/removal of adenylyl groups by adenylyltransferase from specific tyrosine residues; addition of adenylyl groups results in inactivation of the enzyme), translating to MSVDKVFEIIKDKEIEFVDLRFADTRGKEQHVTVPAHTIDEDFFENGKMFDGSSIAGWKSINESDMILMPEAETAVVDPFYEAPTLIIRCDIVEPSTMEGYERCPRSLAKRAEAYMRSTGIADTAYFGPENEFFVFDDVRWAADIHRCFYEVDSSEATWNTEKVYEEGNIGHRPGLKGGYFPVPPVDSLQDMRSAMCETLQEMGVTTEVHHHEVATAGQCEIGCKFNTLVKKADEVLILKYVVMNVAHAFGKTATFMPKPLVGDNGNGMHVHQSLSKDGTNIFTGDLYGGLSETALFYIGGILKHAKALNAFTNASTNSYKRLVPGFEAPVMLAYSARNRSASIRVPFIANPKARRIEVRFPDSTANPYFAFAAMLMAGLDGIQNKIHPGDAMDKDLYDLPPEEEKAIPKVCFSFDEALQALSDDRDFLKAGGVFTDDMIDAYIDLRNEEITRLRMSTHPVELDMYYSL from the coding sequence ATGTCCGTTGACAAAGTTTTTGAAATAATAAAAGACAAGGAAATCGAATTCGTCGATTTACGCTTTGCCGACACCCGGGGCAAAGAACAACATGTCACCGTCCCGGCCCACACCATCGACGAAGACTTCTTTGAAAACGGCAAAATGTTCGATGGTTCATCCATTGCCGGCTGGAAAAGCATCAACGAATCGGACATGATCTTGATGCCGGAGGCGGAAACCGCCGTGGTGGACCCCTTCTACGAAGCGCCGACCCTGATCATCCGCTGCGACATCGTCGAACCCTCCACCATGGAAGGTTACGAGCGCTGCCCACGCTCCTTGGCCAAACGCGCCGAAGCTTATATGCGATCCACCGGTATCGCCGATACCGCTTATTTTGGTCCGGAAAACGAATTTTTCGTCTTCGACGACGTGCGTTGGGCCGCTGACATTCACCGCTGCTTCTATGAAGTGGATTCATCCGAAGCCACCTGGAATACCGAAAAAGTCTATGAAGAAGGCAACATCGGTCACCGTCCCGGCCTGAAAGGCGGTTATTTCCCGGTGCCTCCGGTTGATTCTTTGCAGGACATGCGTTCGGCCATGTGCGAAACCTTGCAAGAAATGGGCGTCACCACTGAAGTCCACCACCACGAAGTAGCCACCGCAGGTCAGTGCGAGATCGGCTGTAAATTCAATACCCTGGTCAAAAAGGCCGACGAAGTATTGATCCTAAAATACGTGGTCATGAACGTGGCCCACGCTTTCGGCAAAACCGCCACCTTCATGCCCAAACCGCTGGTGGGGGATAACGGAAACGGCATGCACGTCCATCAATCCCTGTCCAAAGACGGCACCAATATCTTTACTGGCGATTTGTACGGCGGCCTGTCTGAAACCGCGCTTTTTTATATCGGCGGCATCCTTAAGCACGCCAAGGCCCTGAATGCTTTCACCAATGCTTCCACCAACAGTTACAAGCGGTTGGTGCCCGGCTTTGAAGCACCAGTGATGCTGGCTTATTCAGCCCGGAACCGTTCCGCTTCCATCCGCGTGCCCTTTATCGCCAACCCCAAAGCGCGTCGGATTGAAGTCCGCTTCCCCGATTCCACCGCCAACCCTTATTTCGCTTTCGCAGCCATGTTGATGGCGGGGCTGGACGGCATTCAGAACAAGATCCATCCGGGCGACGCCATGGACAAAGACCTTTACGACCTGCCGCCGGAAGAAGAAAAGGCCATCCCCAAAGTATGCTTTTCCTTCGATGAAGCCTTACAGGCTTTGAGCGATGACCGCGACTTCCTCAAAGCCGGCGGCGTCTTCACCGACGACATGATTGATGCGTACATCGACCTTCGCAACGAAGAAATCACCCGTCTGCGGATGAGCACCCATCCGGTGGAATTAGATATGTACTACAGCCTGTAA
- a CDS encoding ATP-dependent DNA helicase RecQ, with the protein MVESAENHHTILQSVFGYENYRGQQQAIIEHLISGGDALVLMPTGGGKSLCYQIPALQRPGTGVVVSPLIALMQDQVSALRQAGIAAAFINSSLPVEEIRQREAALARGEYQLVYVAPERLCQEGFLSLLEQAPLSLFAIDEAHCVSQWGHDFRPEYQRLSVIAERFPGVPRVALTATADVPTRQDILKHLKLETAKVFIASFDRPNIRYQVTPKNNVRRQLLAFIQNQHANHAGIVYCMSRRKVESTAAFLMQQGIPALAYHAGLPPEERAANQERFLREDAIVMVATIAFGMGIDKPDVRFVAHLDLPKSMEAYYQETGRAGRDGLPADAWMAYGLGDVVSMRQLLDQSEADERIKRIERHKLEALLGYCETIRCRRQVLLGYFGEVLSQPCGNCDNCLSPVDTWDGTREAQMALSCVYRSGQRFGVNYLVDLLRGKNNARIESFGHQQLTTFGIGAHLNEQQWKSVYRQLIAAGYLYVDMEGYGGLRLTQKCRPLLRGEETIAFRKEVAMAQTKAKRVPAGTPEEPADQRLWESLRHMRRRLADEQNVPPYIIFNDATLAEIVAHKPRDMEELAQIHGIGSAKLARYGEKILAKLWDLPESAA; encoded by the coding sequence ATGGTAGAAAGCGCCGAAAATCATCACACAATCCTCCAATCGGTCTTCGGTTATGAAAATTACCGGGGTCAGCAGCAAGCGATCATTGAACACCTGATCTCGGGTGGGGATGCGTTGGTGTTGATGCCAACGGGGGGTGGGAAAAGCCTTTGTTATCAAATTCCGGCACTGCAGAGGCCGGGCACTGGCGTGGTGGTGTCTCCCCTGATTGCGTTGATGCAAGACCAAGTCAGTGCCTTGCGTCAAGCAGGGATAGCGGCGGCGTTCATCAATTCCAGCTTGCCGGTGGAGGAAATCCGGCAGCGGGAAGCGGCATTGGCGCGCGGTGAATATCAATTGGTGTATGTGGCGCCGGAACGCTTGTGCCAGGAAGGGTTTTTGAGCCTGCTGGAGCAGGCGCCTCTGTCTTTGTTCGCGATTGACGAAGCCCACTGCGTTTCCCAATGGGGACACGACTTCCGCCCCGAATACCAGCGGCTTTCTGTCATTGCCGAAAGATTTCCCGGCGTGCCCCGGGTGGCGTTGACGGCCACTGCCGATGTGCCGACCCGCCAGGATATACTTAAGCACCTGAAGCTTGAGACCGCCAAAGTCTTTATTGCCAGTTTCGACCGTCCCAATATCCGCTACCAGGTGACGCCCAAGAATAATGTCCGCCGTCAATTGCTGGCGTTTATCCAAAACCAGCACGCCAATCATGCCGGCATCGTCTATTGCATGTCCCGGCGCAAGGTGGAATCAACCGCCGCTTTTTTGATGCAGCAAGGTATTCCGGCCCTGGCCTATCATGCCGGTTTGCCCCCTGAAGAGCGCGCGGCCAATCAGGAGCGGTTTCTGCGGGAAGACGCCATCGTGATGGTGGCTACCATCGCCTTCGGCATGGGAATCGACAAGCCCGATGTGCGTTTCGTGGCCCATCTGGACCTGCCCAAAAGCATGGAAGCCTATTATCAGGAGACTGGCCGGGCGGGTCGTGATGGCTTGCCGGCAGACGCCTGGATGGCCTATGGCCTTGGTGATGTGGTCAGCATGCGCCAACTGCTGGACCAATCCGAGGCTGATGAACGGATTAAGCGCATCGAGCGACACAAGCTGGAAGCCCTGCTCGGTTACTGTGAAACCATCCGGTGCCGCCGTCAGGTTTTGCTGGGGTATTTTGGCGAGGTGTTATCCCAACCGTGTGGTAACTGTGATAACTGCCTGTCGCCAGTGGATACCTGGGATGGCACCCGCGAGGCGCAAATGGCGCTCTCCTGTGTTTACCGCAGCGGTCAGCGTTTTGGGGTGAATTACCTGGTGGATTTGCTGCGGGGTAAGAATAATGCGCGGATTGAATCCTTTGGCCATCAGCAGTTGACAACTTTTGGCATCGGGGCCCATTTAAACGAACAACAATGGAAATCAGTGTACAGACAATTGATTGCCGCCGGTTACTTATATGTAGACATGGAAGGCTATGGTGGATTACGGCTGACACAGAAATGCCGCCCCTTGCTGCGGGGAGAGGAAACCATTGCATTCCGCAAGGAAGTGGCAATGGCACAGACCAAGGCCAAACGAGTCCCGGCTGGCACGCCGGAAGAACCGGCCGATCAGCGTTTGTGGGAATCTTTGCGGCACATGCGAAGGCGGCTGGCGGATGAGCAAAATGTTCCCCCATATATTATTTTCAACGATGCGACCTTGGCGGAAATCGTTGCCCATAAACCCAGGGATATGGAGGAGCTGGCGCAAATTCATGGCATTGGCAGCGCCAAGCTTGCCCGTTACGGAGAAAAGATTCTTGCTAAACTGTGGGATCTGCCGGAGTCGGCCGCATGA
- a CDS encoding tRNA (5-methylaminomethyl-2-thiouridylate)-methyltransferase, whose product MTKPQPKAVALISGGLDSMLAAKVVMEQGVHVEGINFFTGFCVEGHTHAIRKKDRTKPKRNNALWVAEQLGIKLHIVDVIEEYKDVLTNPKHGYGANLNPCLDCKIFMVGKAKQWIQENGFDFIITGEVIGQRPKSQRKETMPIVARESGADDRLLRPLCAKNLPPTLPEREGWVDREKLYGFSGRTRKPQMELAKQFGFVDYAQPAGGCCFLTDENYSRKLSDLWQARGNKQYELDDIMLLKVGRHIRPAPHFKLIVAREEGEGRFLQGYKNRFTHLQPISHGGPLTLIDGNPSDQDLELAARILARYSQGRDADMVEVAATQAGQTRSFRVPPMKPHEIPAEWML is encoded by the coding sequence ATGACCAAACCCCAACCCAAAGCGGTGGCGCTGATCTCTGGCGGCCTGGATTCCATGCTGGCAGCCAAGGTAGTGATGGAACAGGGCGTTCACGTGGAAGGCATTAATTTTTTCACCGGCTTTTGCGTCGAGGGCCATACCCACGCCATCCGCAAAAAAGACCGGACCAAGCCCAAACGCAACAACGCCCTGTGGGTAGCGGAGCAACTGGGCATCAAGCTTCATATCGTCGATGTCATTGAAGAATACAAAGACGTATTGACCAACCCCAAGCACGGTTACGGCGCCAACCTGAATCCCTGCCTGGACTGCAAGATTTTCATGGTGGGCAAAGCCAAACAATGGATTCAAGAAAATGGCTTTGACTTCATCATCACCGGCGAGGTCATTGGCCAACGCCCCAAATCCCAACGCAAGGAAACCATGCCCATCGTGGCCCGGGAATCGGGGGCCGACGACCGGCTGCTCCGGCCGCTTTGCGCAAAAAATCTGCCGCCCACACTGCCGGAGCGGGAAGGCTGGGTGGATCGGGAAAAGCTCTACGGTTTTTCCGGCCGCACCCGCAAGCCACAAATGGAACTGGCCAAGCAATTCGGCTTTGTGGATTATGCCCAGCCCGCCGGCGGCTGCTGCTTTTTAACCGATGAAAACTATTCCCGCAAATTGTCCGATCTGTGGCAAGCACGCGGTAACAAGCAATACGAACTGGACGATATCATGCTCTTGAAAGTCGGCCGCCATATCCGCCCGGCGCCGCACTTCAAGCTGATTGTCGCCCGGGAAGAAGGGGAAGGCCGATTTCTGCAAGGCTACAAAAACCGCTTTACCCATCTGCAACCCATTAGCCATGGCGGTCCTTTGACTTTGATTGACGGCAATCCTTCGGACCAGGATTTGGAATTGGCCGCCCGTATTCTCGCCCGCTACAGCCAAGGGCGCGATGCAGACATGGTGGAAGTGGCAGCCACCCAAGCCGGCCAGACCCGCTCCTTCAGAGTCCCTCCCATGAAACCCCACGAAATTCCCGCGGAATGGATGCTATAA
- a CDS encoding epimerase, whose amino-acid sequence MHVFITGGTGFIGRHLCRLLLENNHKLTVLSRQQDAKVQAICGDVAVLHQLEDLTPEHRFDAIVNLAGEPIIGPRWTEKRKQVLWDSRVTLTEKLVAWIEKANVKPEALVSGSAVGYYGDQGDKILDEDSQPVAEGFGQRLCAAWEEAAQKSEKYGVRVCRIRTGLVIGKDGGFLARMLPAFRLGLGGRIGDGRQWMSWIHIEDHIRMMDRLLNDATLTGPFNLTAPNPVTNAEFTATLARLLRRTALLPVPAPVLKLLMGEMAALLLGSQRVIPRRFQEIHFKFHFDTLESALSDVLAK is encoded by the coding sequence ATGCATGTTTTTATCACCGGCGGGACGGGCTTTATCGGCAGACATTTGTGTCGTTTATTGCTGGAAAACAATCACAAGTTAACGGTGTTAAGCCGCCAGCAAGATGCAAAAGTCCAGGCGATTTGCGGAGATGTGGCAGTACTGCACCAGCTTGAGGATTTAACGCCCGAACATCGTTTTGACGCTATTGTTAATCTTGCGGGCGAGCCGATTATCGGGCCCAGATGGACGGAAAAACGCAAGCAGGTTTTGTGGGATAGCCGGGTCACCCTGACGGAAAAGCTGGTGGCATGGATCGAAAAAGCCAATGTAAAACCGGAAGCGCTGGTTTCGGGCTCGGCCGTTGGCTATTACGGTGATCAAGGCGATAAAATTCTCGACGAAGACTCGCAGCCGGTTGCAGAGGGGTTTGGCCAGCGTCTATGCGCTGCTTGGGAAGAAGCCGCCCAAAAAAGCGAGAAATACGGCGTGCGGGTTTGCCGGATTCGCACCGGTTTGGTGATTGGCAAGGACGGCGGATTCCTGGCCAGAATGCTGCCGGCCTTCCGCCTGGGACTGGGGGGCAGAATTGGCGACGGCCGCCAGTGGATGTCGTGGATACATATCGAGGATCATATTCGCATGATGGATCGGCTGCTCAATGACGCCACCCTCACTGGACCTTTTAACCTGACGGCGCCCAATCCAGTCACCAATGCCGAATTCACCGCCACCTTGGCGCGTTTGCTGCGGCGGACCGCTTTGCTGCCGGTGCCCGCGCCGGTTTTGAAGCTGTTAATGGGAGAAATGGCGGCATTATTGCTTGGCAGTCAGCGGGTGATTCCAAGGCGGTTTCAGGAAATTCATTTCAAATTCCACTTTGATACGCTGGAATCGGCGCTTAGCGACGTGTTGGCAAAATAA